A genomic window from Oceanobacillus timonensis includes:
- a CDS encoding PadR family transcriptional regulator, with translation MFQQDAHPFFKKQAHFNHPFFDEDNTFHKEFLKRNKFGMGHENFPGRGGPHFFAGHDERGGGRGGERFFKRGDIKLVLLKILQKQPRHGYDIIKVLEEKFKGFYSPSPGSVYPTLQMLEDQDLVEAVKEGRKKVYHITDEGIAYLNSHQNEDPFVSRMSQFENVNMEEMQNLRSDMQRVFHDFMKTGRQVMDNPEKKKQLQDLLKKTHEELSNIAGDENQPDDK, from the coding sequence ATGTTTCAACAAGATGCACATCCTTTTTTCAAAAAGCAGGCACATTTTAATCATCCTTTTTTTGATGAAGACAACACATTCCATAAAGAGTTTCTAAAGCGAAATAAATTCGGAATGGGGCATGAGAATTTCCCAGGAAGAGGCGGGCCTCATTTCTTTGCAGGACATGACGAAAGAGGTGGCGGCCGTGGCGGCGAGCGTTTCTTCAAACGCGGAGATATTAAGTTAGTTTTACTAAAAATATTACAAAAACAGCCAAGGCATGGTTATGACATCATCAAAGTTCTGGAAGAAAAATTCAAAGGCTTTTATTCGCCAAGCCCGGGTTCCGTTTACCCTACGCTTCAAATGCTGGAGGATCAGGATTTGGTTGAAGCCGTTAAAGAAGGAAGGAAAAAGGTATACCATATTACCGATGAAGGCATCGCTTATTTAAACAGTCATCAAAACGAAGATCCTTTTGTATCCCGAATGAGTCAATTTGAAAATGTGAATATGGAGGAAATGCAAAACCTTCGATCTGATATGCAACGTGTCTTCCATGACTTTATGAAGACAGGGAGACAGGTTATGGATAATCCCGAAAAGAAAAAGCAGCTGCAGGATCTTCTTAAAAAAACACATGAAGAACTTTCAAATATTGCTGGTGATGAAAATCAACCAGACGATAAATAA
- a CDS encoding cysteine hydrolase family protein, translating to MKKALLNIDYTIDFVADDGALTCGKPGQDLENTMVAVTEQFIRDGDYTVFAVDVHDKDDAYHPETKLFPPHNIRGTSGRDLYGRLQATYEKNQTQENVSYMDKTRYSAFAGTDLEIKLRERNIEEVHLIGVCTDICVLHTAVDAYNKGFRIVVYKDAVASFNQAGHNWALGHFESSLGAKVVAFRDE from the coding sequence ATGAAGAAAGCATTACTAAACATTGATTATACAATTGATTTTGTGGCAGATGATGGTGCTTTAACATGTGGTAAACCCGGTCAGGATTTGGAAAACACAATGGTTGCAGTCACAGAGCAATTTATTAGGGATGGCGATTATACCGTATTTGCCGTGGATGTTCATGATAAGGACGACGCTTATCATCCGGAAACAAAGCTGTTTCCGCCTCATAATATCCGTGGAACAAGCGGAAGAGATTTATACGGCCGATTGCAGGCAACATATGAAAAAAACCAAACGCAAGAAAATGTATCCTACATGGATAAGACGAGGTATTCCGCTTTTGCCGGCACAGATTTGGAAATAAAATTGCGGGAAAGAAATATTGAAGAGGTTCATCTGATTGGTGTATGTACAGATATTTGTGTACTGCATACGGCAGTAGATGCCTACAACAAAGGATTTCGCATCGTTGTGTACAAAGATGCAGTTGCTTCGTTTAATCAGGCTGGACACAATTGGGCACTGGGACATTTTGAAAGTTCATTGGGTGCGAAAGTGGTGGCGTTCAGGGATGAGTAA
- a CDS encoding MarR family winged helix-turn-helix transcriptional regulator, translating into MAEILREIGMIARALDSISNIEFKDYNLTKGQYLYLVRICENPGIIQEKLAEMIKVDRTTAARAVKNLETNGFIEKKADANNRKIKKLMPTEKGKSIYPMIKKENDYSNQVALKGLTETEADSLVYLLEKVRKNIEVDWEFVKKGNKREY; encoded by the coding sequence ATGGCGGAAATTCTGCGGGAAATTGGTATGATTGCGAGAGCACTTGATTCCATCAGCAATATCGAATTTAAAGACTATAACCTTACGAAGGGCCAATATTTATATCTGGTCCGTATTTGTGAAAATCCGGGCATTATTCAAGAAAAGCTGGCTGAAATGATTAAGGTAGACCGGACAACAGCGGCCCGTGCTGTCAAAAATCTGGAGACCAATGGTTTTATTGAAAAGAAAGCAGATGCCAATAATAGAAAGATAAAAAAGCTGATGCCAACAGAAAAGGGAAAAAGCATTTATCCGATGATTAAAAAGGAAAATGATTACTCCAATCAGGTTGCTTTAAAAGGACTGACGGAAACAGAAGCGGATTCCCTTGTCTATTTACTCGAGAAGGTTCGAAAAAATATAGAAGTAGACTGGGAATTTGTGAAGAAGGGAAATAAGCGGGAGTATTAA
- a CDS encoding aldose epimerase family protein — translation MQLSKEKVGEINNQPVYSFTITNKHGAELTCINYGCMITKMIVPDRQGELENVVLGYDTLEEYINDTFYLGAIIGPVGGRIKDAYFEMDEQTYTLTKNEQENHLHGGINGFHRVIWDAEAFKKEDAAGVQFKYMSADGEEGYPGNVLIKVTYTLNNENELAITYEALSDKKTILTMTNHSYFNLSGNLKRDILDHTLKLKSDRFLELDQTLIPTGTILDVRNTPFDFTQEKNIKSGAVSNHPQNVLVGGGYDHPFLLKSNHDEEIILKDPESGRKLTIETDEPGVIVYSGNSINKGNIRGVPSRKHLGICLETQALPNAVHFPAFPSIRIQADKKYHSVTKYRFDAE, via the coding sequence ATGCAATTATCAAAAGAGAAAGTTGGAGAAATCAATAACCAGCCTGTCTATTCATTTACAATTACAAATAAGCATGGTGCAGAATTAACCTGTATTAATTATGGCTGCATGATTACTAAGATGATTGTACCGGATAGACAAGGTGAGCTTGAAAATGTGGTCCTTGGTTATGACACGTTGGAGGAATATATCAATGATACATTCTATCTTGGAGCTATTATAGGTCCCGTTGGCGGTCGCATAAAAGATGCATATTTTGAAATGGACGAACAAACCTACACACTTACAAAAAATGAGCAGGAAAATCATCTTCATGGAGGTATAAATGGTTTTCACCGTGTTATTTGGGATGCAGAAGCATTTAAAAAAGAAGATGCAGCTGGTGTTCAATTTAAATATATGAGTGCAGATGGGGAAGAAGGATATCCGGGGAATGTATTAATAAAAGTTACTTATACGCTGAATAACGAGAACGAATTAGCGATTACGTACGAAGCACTCTCAGATAAGAAAACAATTCTGACAATGACAAATCATTCTTATTTTAATTTAAGTGGTAACCTGAAGCGGGATATTTTAGACCACACCTTAAAATTGAAAAGTGACAGATTCCTGGAGCTTGATCAAACGCTTATCCCGACTGGTACCATATTAGATGTAAGGAATACGCCATTCGATTTTACGCAAGAAAAAAATATAAAATCAGGGGCTGTCTCCAACCACCCGCAAAATGTGCTTGTAGGGGGAGGATATGATCATCCATTTCTTTTAAAAAGCAATCATGACGAAGAAATCATACTGAAAGATCCTGAAAGTGGAAGAAAGCTAACGATAGAAACGGATGAACCTGGGGTCATTGTTTATTCCGGAAATTCTATAAATAAAGGGAACATTCGCGGTGTTCCATCAAGAAAACATCTGGGGATTTGTTTGGAAACACAAGCCTTACCCAATGCGGTACATTTTCCTGCATTTCCATCAATTAGGATCCAAGCGGATAAAAAGTATCATTCCGTTACCAAATATCGATTTGATGCAGAATAA
- a CDS encoding pyroglutamyl-peptidase I, producing the protein MKKKLLLTGFEPFLDFSMNPTMKIAEELDGAMVGDYMITSRVLSVDFQKAGKQLLQLIEETKPDAMISLGLAGGRFKINPERIAVNVNDGPADNQGHKPDNEVIWEEGADGLFSTLPISQMVQRLQAQGLPAEISNTAGTYLCNHVMYQALHYVRTNRLRLPAGFIHIPASHELAIEHGKIPSWSHDDLKRAIVICVETLSETVSSS; encoded by the coding sequence ATGAAAAAGAAGTTACTACTAACTGGATTTGAACCTTTTCTTGATTTTTCAATGAATCCAACGATGAAAATTGCAGAAGAATTAGATGGTGCAATGGTTGGAGATTATATGATTACGTCCCGGGTGCTGTCTGTAGATTTCCAAAAGGCAGGAAAACAGCTTCTCCAACTTATAGAAGAAACAAAACCGGATGCGATGATTTCACTTGGACTTGCTGGTGGCAGGTTCAAGATTAATCCGGAAAGAATTGCAGTGAATGTGAATGATGGACCTGCGGATAACCAAGGCCATAAGCCGGATAATGAAGTTATTTGGGAGGAGGGCGCAGATGGGCTCTTTTCCACATTACCAATCAGCCAAATGGTTCAGCGGCTGCAAGCACAAGGACTTCCTGCTGAAATTTCCAATACAGCAGGGACTTATCTTTGCAATCATGTCATGTATCAAGCTCTGCACTATGTACGGACAAACCGTCTTCGTCTGCCTGCTGGCTTTATTCATATTCCTGCATCCCATGAACTTGCTATTGAACACGGGAAAATACCGAGCTGGAGTCATGATGATTTGAAAAGAGCTATTGTTATTTGCGTGGAGACTTTATCAGAAACGGTTAGCAGCAGTTAA
- a CDS encoding pyridoxal-phosphate-dependent aminotransferase family protein: MYPNILRHPGPTPIPKKVELAMAQNMISHRSEEFTKLYREATERVKPLFGTKQDIMLLPSGGTAALEAAVANTTSDGDEVVVVTIGAFGDYFVSICEKHGLHVHKLEKNWGEACTKEELAAFLKPLSNIKAVFATYNETSTGVLNPVKQLSESVHEHSDALFIVDGVSCIGGAPAEMDAWGIDILVTGSQKAIMLPPGLAFVAVSEKAWKVIEANRTTIYYLDLLSYREWAEKSMTPNTPAISLIMGLSAVCDLIEEEGGFAKTVERHELMKNMVREAMRALSIDLLTSDAYASPTLTTICAPKGLDLSDFIPHLKKKYHLDFAGGLGHLQGKVFRFGHMGYCFPSDILQAVSLIEAGLQDFSYPFESGAGVKAAQDVFLASLKK, from the coding sequence ATGTATCCAAATATTTTGAGACATCCTGGTCCGACGCCGATTCCAAAAAAAGTCGAATTGGCAATGGCGCAAAATATGATCAGCCATCGTTCGGAGGAATTTACCAAACTATATCGGGAAGCAACAGAACGTGTAAAACCTTTATTCGGAACAAAGCAGGATATTATGCTTCTGCCTTCAGGCGGAACGGCAGCATTAGAAGCGGCGGTGGCCAATACAACTTCTGACGGAGATGAAGTTGTCGTTGTTACAATAGGTGCTTTTGGGGATTATTTCGTTTCCATATGTGAAAAACATGGATTACATGTGCATAAACTTGAAAAAAACTGGGGCGAAGCTTGTACAAAGGAAGAACTCGCTGCATTTTTAAAGCCCTTATCTAATATTAAGGCTGTTTTTGCGACTTATAATGAAACTTCTACAGGGGTTTTAAATCCGGTGAAACAACTGTCAGAATCGGTACATGAACATTCTGATGCGCTATTTATCGTTGATGGGGTAAGCTGTATTGGAGGTGCCCCTGCCGAAATGGACGCGTGGGGTATTGATATTTTAGTAACTGGCTCACAAAAAGCCATCATGCTTCCGCCGGGGCTTGCTTTCGTAGCTGTAAGTGAAAAGGCTTGGAAAGTCATCGAAGCTAATCGCACCACTATCTATTATTTAGATTTATTAAGTTATCGTGAGTGGGCGGAAAAGTCAATGACACCGAACACACCGGCAATTTCATTAATTATGGGGTTATCTGCTGTGTGCGATTTAATTGAAGAAGAAGGTGGATTCGCCAAAACAGTAGAACGGCACGAACTCATGAAAAATATGGTCCGGGAAGCTATGAGAGCTCTCTCTATTGACTTGTTAACAAGTGACGCGTATGCATCACCAACATTAACGACGATTTGTGCGCCAAAGGGATTGGATTTGTCAGATTTTATACCACACTTAAAAAAGAAGTATCATCTTGATTTTGCTGGAGGGCTTGGTCACCTTCAAGGCAAAGTTTTCAGGTTTGGACATATGGGGTATTGCTTCCCTAGTGATATCCTTCAAGCAGTTTCCTTAATAGAAGCAGGTTTACAGGACTTTTCTTATCCGTTTGAAAGCGGTGCTGGAGTAAAGGCAGCACAAGATGTTTTCTTGGCTTCGTTAAAAAAATAA